Below is a window of Paraburkholderia kururiensis DNA.
TCATCCGCAGCGGCCGCTTCTTCGTCGGCACAGGCCGCGGCGAACGCGTCTGGTGCATCGAACGCCTCGAATACATCGAACGCGGCGCAGTCTTCTTCGTCGGGCAACAGCCAGTCCACCACGGATGCGCAGTCGAGCGCGCCCACGGACTCGACGACGGCCGGCACCGGCAAGTCGTCGAGCAGCACGAAGAGCGCGAGCAACGGCAATTCGCAAACGCAAGGCGACGGCACGCAAAGCGCAACCGAAGCGGCCACCCAAGCCGCCGCAGCGGCAGCAGTCGCGGCTCAGCTTCAGGCACAGGCCCAGGCCGCTCAGGCTCAGGCGCAAGCTCAAGCGAGCGCGGGCAACGACGCCGCGTCGAGCAGCGACACGAACAGCCCCACGGCCACGCTTGCCGGCATCGCTGCGACAACCGCGGCCGGCGCCGCCGCGGGCGCGGGCGCGGGCGCAGCGGGCAGCGCGAGCGCAGGCAAGACCACGGCGACGGCAAGCGATCCGAAGTCGGTGCGCGATGCCCTGCAAGCCGCCCTTGCCTCGCTCACGAACGGCCAGGGCGCAGCGCTCCAGGCGTCGGGTGCGGGCACAACAGGCGGCGGTACGGCCGACAGCGGCAACGGGTCCGCGGCCAACGGCTTCGGACTCGCGAGCGGCCACGGCAACGCCAAGGGCGCCGCGTGGACCACCGCCTTCGCCGACGCGCACAACGGCGCGAAAGACGCACAAACGACCGCCGCCGGCACGAGCACCGCAACGACGGCAGCCACCGCCGACGCCACCGTGAAAAGCATGGCCGATGCGCTGGCTTCGAATTCGAACGCGACGCAGAGCAACGCGATCCAGGCCGCGAGCGGCGCCGACGCCGCGCACGCCGCCCAGGCCCTGGCATCGGCCCAGGCCGCCGCGACGGCACCGGCCCAGGTGGTGCAGCAACCGGGCATGGCTGCGGCAGCCAACGCCGCCGCGCTCAGCCCGCAGGTCGGCACGCCCGACTGGGAAGACGCGCTGAGCCAGAAGGTGGTGTTCCTCACCAACGCACATCAGCAGACGGCGGAACTCACGCTCAACCCGAAGGACCTGGGCCCGCTGCAGGTCGTGCTCCAGGTGGCCGACAACCACGCGCACGCACTCTTCGTCTCGCAGCACCAGCAGGTGCGCGAGGCCGTGGAAGCCGCGCTGCCGAAGCTGCGCGAAGCAATGGAAGCCGGCGGCATCGGCCTCGGCAGTGCCAGCGTGAGCGACGGCTTTGCGCGTCAAACGGGCCAGCAGGCCCAGCAGAACGGCCAGGGCTCGTCGGGCAGCGGCCGTGGCAACGGCGGCGTGACGGGCACGGCGGGCATCGACGACGGTTCGGTGAGCGCAGCCGCAACGGCCACGGTCAGGCGAACGGTGGGAATGGTCGATACGTTTGTTTGAGCAGTAAATAGCGCAGTGCCGTGATCCTGGGCCGCTTCGGTCCGGGATCGTCAGATCCTTCTCTTCTTCGCAGCGTCGTCGTTATCGCTGCCGCGTCTCCCGCGTCATCCTCCAATGGCGCCGCGCAATGTGCGCGAGCCGCCTCTCGCCTCTCGAGCATCCGGTTCACAATTGTTCGATTAAGGGTCGCGCCTAATAGCATGCATCGAGCATGACATTCGCCGGCAATGACCGCGCGAGGTAAAGGCTGGCTGGGTTTTGACCATTAGTGACAATATCCGCGCCCCGCCGCTGCTACGGTTAGCCGGCTTAATCCGGCCCGTTACCCGTCCTGCCGAAAAGCGATCTCCAGCTCAACGACCGTCCTCCCCATACGAACTGACACGTCATGATCATCAGCCCGCCCTTTCTGCCCGCATCGGGGCTCACGTCCACCGACGCATCGAAGCCCGACCCCATGATGGATGCCGTCGACAGGTTCGAGCTGGCGCACGGCGTCTATCCGGTCGCAGCCGACCGGACCTGGCATTGCGGCTCCCATCTTGCGCCGGACGTGCACGGCCCGGTCCATGCCATCGCCGACGGCGAGGTGGTGGCGTACCGCGTCTGCCAGCATGCGATGGATGACGGCAACGGCAATGCGGGTTTCGTGCTGCTCAGGCACGCCACCGAAACCGGCGACGGACGCGCGCTGACGTTCTATTCGCTCTACATGCACCTGCTGCCGCTTGCTGAATACCACACGTTCGGACACGACGGGACCCAGCTACCGGCGTTCCTGCACAAACCATCCGGGCCGGATACCCAGGGCAAGGTCACGCCTGCGGCGAAGGGAAACGGCCAGAAGGTGCGGCGCAAGGATGTGCTGGGTTTTCTCGGGCGCTATCAGGGCGTCACCTACATGCACTCCGAGATCTTCATGACGCCGGGCGATTTCGAAGCGTATTTCGGGCACACGCAGCTCGGAGTGACGTCGCCGGCAACAGCGACAACCTCGGACTGCTGGGGGCATACCTGTTTCACCATTCCTGCGGGACAGCAGTTTTACGCATTGCCCCAGGGAACGGACGCACACGGCAAACTCCACGGCATCGCCTTCAAGGCGGGCTACGCAGGCACGAATGCCCTGCCACTTGCCGTGGAGATGTACTTCAGCAAGGGAGCGAAGTACACCAACGTCTGGAGCATTGCGGCGGACGGCTCGCGCACGCTGCTCACATCCGCGCCGGTCGAGGAGAAGGACTACGAATACGATCTGTACCATCGCGCAACGGCGCTCTACGAAGCCTGCCCCAGCGACGGATACGAGATGCTGCGCTTCGGGCGCATTCTTTCAACGCCTGCGACCCTCCCGGAGGCAGCCCGTGCGACGTGGGTGCAGATACCCTACGACACGGGGAAGCAGGGTTACATCGATATCAGCAGGGCAGAGGTCAAAAAGCTGTCTGACGCGGATTTCCCGTCCTTCATGGGCTGGCAGAAGATCAGTGAAGGCAATACACCTTTTGGCAGTGACGGCCTGTGCGATGTCGACCTGTTGAAGAAGCTCGTCAGGGACGCTGCGGCCAGCGAGCAGCCCACAGTCGTGAAGGAAGCCACTGAAGTCCAGAAGGCAGACGCACTTTCGTACTATGTGAAGGGCCATGAGGAGGTACGTCGGGCCCTGCGCGGATTCATCTGCAACGCGCCGAGCGAATGGGATAGCACGCACAACGAGACGCGCTTCGCGAAGCTGCTCGACGAAGGCGGGTTCTATCACGGCAACCGGAAGGGCTACGAGGATTTTCTGAAGTACCTCAAGGAACTGCAGTTCTGGGACGTGACGGGGTTGCCTGCGGGGCAGAAGCTCTGGTTTTTCCATCCGCTCGCGTTTATCCGGCACTTCAGGAAGTGTGGGTGGTTGAGTAAGGGGGAGACGGTTCGCTGTATCCGTAAGACGATTAGAGACCACAACCGTGAGGTCGTCCCTCTTTCGAAGTCTGAGGTGATCAAGCGACTTACCGAGGTAGCAGAAAGGCGCCCGGCAAATCTACATCTTAATTTTCAGATCGCAGCGCGGAAATACGGAATATCGTCCAGCAGCTTGCGCCTTGCTCATCTTTTCGGTCAGCTGACAGCGGAAACAGGCCGCCTGGAATTTATGGTCGAAGGGGGCAAACCGGAATATTTCGATAAATACGAGCCCGGTCATCCGGAGGGAGATGCGGTCGGCAATACCGTAAGGGGCGACGGCGTTCGATTCAAGGGGCGCGGCATTATTCAGATTACCGGGAGATCAAATTACGAGAGCTATGGCTCGTATCGCTGCATGACATTTAACAATGACGAAACTAGCTCTCTAATCTCAACGGATCCATACTGCACATGTGATGCGTCAGGTTGGTACTGGGCGCAGAAACAAAGGCTCCAGCTAGTTAAAGATCCGGAGACTCATAGAAAGAAGTTTATTCCATTGGGTAAACTGAGTATTAATTACTGGGCAGATCAAGGAGCGGACGACAAGGCAATACTTCAGGTGACGAAATGTGTCAACCCGGCGGGGCTTTCCTTGGAATGGCGAAGCCAGGGATTCAGAAATGCTTTTTACGAACTGAATGATGAAGTCGCTCAGAATTCTGACTACAAACCGACAACTTGATGGCGTCATATGAAAATAACAATTTTTACCGCCCTTGGCATTTCTGCACTTGCAGTTGCAATCACTGTTGCGAATGGCAAGGAGCCTGAGCGTATCTCGCGGGATGACTGCCATGCAACTTTCCTGGTGCCGAATGGCTTGGAATATGTCGAGATAAATGGCGCAAAAATTTCTGGCAACAACGAGTGCTATATCGCGTTTCGTTATACTGGAGATTTAAAAATAAAGCCCAGACCCAATCCTCCTTCCACGGCGGACGATTGGCGTTGGCTGACGGATTTCGTGCTTGCAGTTAAAGGTGAGTCTTTGGGAGATGGTCTTACTAAAATTAAGACAAGCGAGGGGCTAGAGCGACCGGGGATGTTTAATTTGGTATCAAATGAGCATTTTCAAATTCCAGGGGGCGAGGTGTATGTGTTGCGTTATTCGGCATTAAAGCCGACGAAAAATATGCTTCGACTAAATGAGACCGAAGAGACAATTTTTGCGGCCGGAAATGATTCCCGCTCAGTATCTTACATTCAATATACAGGAGCAAGGATGACTAAGAATGATAAGAATAAGG
It encodes the following:
- a CDS encoding peptidase M23; its protein translation is MIISPPFLPASGLTSTDASKPDPMMDAVDRFELAHGVYPVAADRTWHCGSHLAPDVHGPVHAIADGEVVAYRVCQHAMDDGNGNAGFVLLRHATETGDGRALTFYSLYMHLLPLAEYHTFGHDGTQLPAFLHKPSGPDTQGKVTPAAKGNGQKVRRKDVLGFLGRYQGVTYMHSEIFMTPGDFEAYFGHTQLGVTSPATATTSDCWGHTCFTIPAGQQFYALPQGTDAHGKLHGIAFKAGYAGTNALPLAVEMYFSKGAKYTNVWSIAADGSRTLLTSAPVEEKDYEYDLYHRATALYEACPSDGYEMLRFGRILSTPATLPEAARATWVQIPYDTGKQGYIDISRAEVKKLSDADFPSFMGWQKISEGNTPFGSDGLCDVDLLKKLVRDAAASEQPTVVKEATEVQKADALSYYVKGHEEVRRALRGFICNAPSEWDSTHNETRFAKLLDEGGFYHGNRKGYEDFLKYLKELQFWDVTGLPAGQKLWFFHPLAFIRHFRKCGWLSKGETVRCIRKTIRDHNREVVPLSKSEVIKRLTEVAERRPANLHLNFQIAARKYGISSSSLRLAHLFGQLTAETGRLEFMVEGGKPEYFDKYEPGHPEGDAVGNTVRGDGVRFKGRGIIQITGRSNYESYGSYRCMTFNNDETSSLISTDPYCTCDASGWYWAQKQRLQLVKDPETHRKKFIPLGKLSINYWADQGADDKAILQVTKCVNPAGLSLEWRSQGFRNAFYELNDEVAQNSDYKPTT
- a CDS encoding flagellar hook-length control protein FliK, giving the protein MSPLSLISSLLGGSSSDNNSRQAANAAANSAQSFAQTLQQSIGAQSSDSSASSNAQQNASNAASSAASSSSAAAASSSAQAAANASGASNASNTSNAAQSSSSGNSQSTTDAQSSAPTDSTTAGTGKSSSSTKSASNGNSQTQGDGTQSATEAATQAAAAAAVAAQLQAQAQAAQAQAQAQASAGNDAASSSDTNSPTATLAGIAATTAAGAAAGAGAGAAGSASAGKTTATASDPKSVRDALQAALASLTNGQGAALQASGAGTTGGGTADSGNGSAANGFGLASGHGNAKGAAWTTAFADAHNGAKDAQTTAAGTSTATTAATADATVKSMADALASNSNATQSNAIQAASGADAAHAAQALASAQAAATAPAQVVQQPGMAAAANAAALSPQVGTPDWEDALSQKVVFLTNAHQQTAELTLNPKDLGPLQVVLQVADNHAHALFVSQHQQVREAVEAALPKLREAMEAGGIGLGSASVSDGFARQTGQQAQQNGQGSSGSGRGNGGVTGTAGIDDGSVSAAATATVRRTVGMVDTFV